DNA sequence from the Cercospora beticola chromosome 8, complete sequence genome:
ACCACACCCGACTCAAAAGAACCCCTCCCTTTCACCATAACCCTAAACTCAACCTCAGCTTCCGGCGCCGCAATGAGTTCCAACCACCCCTACGGCTCGGCATCAAATCCATCACACATAATAATCCCGCTTTCAGGGAAATTAGTTGAAGTTTTGGTAGATGCTGGGGATACCGTGAAAAAAGATGAAGCAATTTGTGTGATTAAGCAGATGAAAATGGAAATTGAAGTGAGGAGTCATAAGGCAGGGATTGTGACGTGGGTGacggaggcggaggatgatgaggatgttgCGGAGGGGATGTtggctgctgttgtggaGGATGAGAGGGTGGAGGCGAAGTTgtagaagaagaattagTAGTATGTGAATCTTGGCAAGGTGAAAGGTGAAAGGAAGACTGTTCGAGTCCTCTGGAACTTCGATTCTGGGTATCATTCTCTCGCTCGTCACGAATACCACCTGTCGTCTCTTCTCTTCATACAAGCTGTACAGACCCTCTCACATCTTCAACGCCCTCGTAGTCTTATCATAAAACTCCAACGTCAGAGCAGCCAGGAAGCAAGGAATCTCTTTCCTCCCTTCGACCCAGAACTCAATCATTTCTTTGATCTCGCCTGCGAAAACACTTTGTGGCCCACCACTGACCTTCATCGTACCATTCTCGCCATCAAACACAATACTGTTCTCCacctcttcgccatcgcagAATTGGGTGGGATATAAGATCGATGTGCACTTCACTCTACCATTCGGCATGAAATCGAGCTTCCAGCCTAATATTGAACAGACTGCTTCGCGGAACTCGAGAGCTTTGGCAGAGTAGATTTGACGAAGTCGCATGTCTTTCTTCTCCATTTTCTTCATCTGCGTTTTGGTGTCTTCTAGCTGGAGGCGGATGTTCTCAAGTGAGGAGACTGGGACCACTTTGGTGCCATTTGGTTGTCCTTCTAGCTGTGCCAGTAATGAAGCATTCTCATCATGCAGTGTGTTGATTGTGGACATCTTGATCGCTTCGACCTCTGCTGTTGGGTTGTTGCGGAACTCCAATACGCGGGTCTTGGACGATGCTTTCAATGACTTGACTTGAGAGTTGCTGGCCTTGAGCTCAGCTTCGAGTAAGTTGTTGCGCTtttgcagcttctccaaCTCTGCTTGTAGCGTGCGAATCTTGCGCTGCAGTTCTCCGAGACGCTCGTCTGaggcttcatcttcttctcgagagcGCTTCTTAGGCGTTTGTGGTGGCGCTGCAGGCGCTTTCTCCACTTTCGAGATCTCATTTTGCAGTGTCTGGACCTCCGACCGATACTGATCGAGagcctcttccagctcgtGGATTCGCTTCGACCGTGCTTCGTCAACCTGTTCAGGGCTGAActctgcctcttctgcttcaaaCGTCTTCATCTGTGCTCGCAGGTACTCGACCTCTTTAGTCAACAGATTCTTCTGTCGTTCGAGACGTGCCTTGGCTTTAGCGTCGCCACCTGTCGCTACAGATCCATTGGCAGCAGTATTTCGAGCTTCCTCCAGCTCGCTCTGCAGACGTGCTTTCTCGTTCTGCAATGCCTGAATGTTCTCATCCTTGACATTCAGCTCAGGCTGTATCGACCCCAGCTTGTTCAATAGCTCCAGTCTCTCCAGCCTTTCCTGCAAGAAAGCCTTTGCCATTTGTTCTGGTGTCTCGTATCGCAGgtcctcgccctcggcgGCTTCAGCCTCCAAGTAGCTTGTCCAGCTGGACTTTTCGTCCTCGAGAATGCGCTTCTGTAGTTGCGCCTCTGCAAGCTCTTTGCGGAGGTCCTCCATCATGCGCACCTTTGCTTCTAGCGcccgcttctcctcttcgacaaCCTCAATGCTCTTCGACGTCTTGCGATACTGCTTAAGCTCGGACAATTGCTCTCGATTGGTCTGCTCCAACTTCTTGATGTATGTGACTTGTTCTGTCAACTCTTTCTTGATCACTGCGAGCGTATCTGAATCGCCAGTCTGTGCCTTCAACCGCAGCACCTCATTCTCCAGCTCTCCAACTTCTGTCTCTTTCCGCACGAGTTTCTGCTGGACACTCTGCAGAGCCGATACCTTACTACTCAAATCCTGCTGTATATCCTCGACCGACGCTGACAGCGTATTGTATTTTTGTTCCAGCTCACTGTACGCATATTGGCTCTGCCTCCCAGCTCCTTCAAGGTCTGCTTTCGCCTCTTCGAGATCGTCGCGTAGGGCTCGATTGTCGTCTTGCAACCCACGAGCCTTCTTCTCTAGCTGCAATTTCTCGTTCGCATGCCTGTCTCGTTCTTCCTGTGTCTCTCGTACCAGCGCATcaagcttcttcgtcgcgaCATTGGCAGCGCTCTCTGCAGCTTGCGCTCGTTTGaagtctgcttctgctcgacTCTGCGCCTCACGCAGCTCCTGTTGCTGATGTAGATCGTGCAGTTCGCGTTCCTGTTTAATCGAGTCCAGCTCATATTGCACAGTCCGCAACTGTGCGCGGAGATCCTCGTTGTTGATGTCCGGTCGCGTCACAGTGGATTGCTTCATGGTTTCGCGTAAAGGATGCCGTTGTTCCTGATCGCCCGACAGGAAGTCATAGGTGGGCTGGTTCTGCCGCGCCATTTTGGCGGTTGCGAGGATGTCGTCGTGATGTTAGTGTTGAAGCGAGACTTCCTCCGTTGTTTGTTGTCGCAACTTCCGGATCGGGAAAGCAAGACTGCCAAGGCCTCGCGCTGTCATGTGAAGCTGAATCGCATTTCTGTAGCTTGAGTTTCAATACACAGCCCCGAGCTAGGAATATAGATGGATGAGAAGAGAATTATAAGGACTATTGCTCTGGCCCGTCGGTTTCACGAGAATTTACGCTGTGGTTACGATCGACATTGGTCCACGTTCATTTGTGTAGGCGATTGTTCAGCAGTCACTACGTCTACTCTTAAATGCTGTCACAGGGATTTGTAGTGAGAGCTGAAACGTTCTAAAGAAACTACATTATATCAGACTGCCTGGGTATCAATTCGTAATCATTACAATAGCCATCATTCCAGTACTCTGCCTATCTCGACTAAGTCTCAATTTGACTCTGAAAGCCTTCATCGTTCCGTTCTGGTGAGACTCCTCACATGTTCTCCACAACGCGTGCGTTCACTGCGTTCTGAAAGCCCTGAGTGTTGCCGGCGAATTCGTTGCTGTTGGCGTGAGTGTTCGTGGTACCGTAGTCTCGATAGCTGCTGGGACCTTCGCCCACCGCATCGGCCTGAGCTAGCTGCGATTGCACAGTCTGGTTCTGAGCGGGCAGGAAGATGACCTTGCTGTTGgcagtcttcgccatcgcctgCATAGCTTCGAGGTACCGGATTTGCATAGCTGGAGCGCTGGACAAGATGTCGGCAGCTTGACGCATAAGCTTAGCACTCTCGACTTCGGCGCGAGCGCTGATGACCTTGGCTTCACCAGTACGCTTGCTCTGTGCTGCCATGGACAAGCTGTCCTGGAGTTCTTGACTGAAGATGATGTCCTTGATCAGCATAGACTCGACCTCAGCTCCC
Encoded proteins:
- a CDS encoding uncharacterized protein (BUSCO:EOG092630UB) is translated as MARQNQPTYDFLSGDQEQRHPLRETMKQSTVTRPDINNEDLRAQLRTVQYELDSIKQERELHDLHQQQELREAQSRAEADFKRAQAAESAANVATKKLDALVRETQEERDRHANEKLQLEKKARGLQDDNRALRDDLEEAKADLEGAGRQSQYAYSELEQKYNTLSASVEDIQQDLSSKVSALQSVQQKLVRKETEVGELENEVLRLKAQTGDSDTLAVIKKELTEQVTYIKKLEQTNREQLSELKQYRKTSKSIEVVEEEKRALEAKVRMMEDLRKELAEAQLQKRILEDEKSSWTSYLEAEAAEGEDLRYETPEQMAKAFLQERLERLELLNKLGSIQPELNVKDENIQALQNEKARLQSELEEARNTAANGSVATGGDAKAKARLERQKNLLTKEVEYLRAQMKTFEAEEAEFSPEQVDEARSKRIHELEEALDQYRSEVQTLQNEISKVEKAPAAPPQTPKKRSREEDEASDERLGELQRKIRTLQAELEKLQKRNNLLEAELKASNSQVKSLKASSKTRVLEFRNNPTAEVEAIKMSTINTLHDENASLLAQLEGQPNGTKVVPVSSLENIRLQLEDTKTQMKKMEKKDMRLRQIYSAKALEFREAVCSILGWKLDFMPNGRVKCTSILYPTQFCDGEEVENSIVFDGENGTMKVSGGPQSVFAGEIKEMIEFWVEGRKEIPCFLAALTLEFYDKTTRALKM